From one Nocardioides yefusunii genomic stretch:
- a CDS encoding YggS family pyridoxal phosphate-dependent enzyme, with translation MTSREQFLSERLATVRARIDDAVSAAGRTDDVQLIVVTKYFPASDVRLLAGLGVTEVGENRHQEASEKSDECADLGLSWHYIGGLQSNKAAAVARYASVVQSVDRPKLVAPLDRGAGESGRVVDVLLQVSLDDPGADHRAGVLPADLSALADQVAAAEHLRLRGLMAVAPLGEEPARAFERLAQVRASFLSDHPQARVLSAGMSGDLEEAVAHGATHVRVGSAILGPRPPIL, from the coding sequence GTGACGAGCCGTGAGCAGTTCCTGTCCGAACGCCTCGCCACTGTGCGGGCGCGGATCGACGACGCCGTGAGCGCCGCCGGTCGCACCGACGACGTGCAGTTGATCGTCGTCACCAAGTACTTCCCGGCCTCCGACGTCCGGCTGCTGGCCGGGCTCGGGGTCACCGAGGTGGGGGAGAACCGCCACCAGGAGGCGAGCGAGAAGTCGGACGAGTGTGCCGACCTCGGTCTGTCCTGGCACTACATCGGTGGTCTCCAGAGCAACAAGGCCGCTGCGGTGGCCCGTTACGCCTCGGTCGTGCAGTCGGTGGACCGGCCCAAGTTGGTGGCCCCACTCGACCGTGGTGCCGGCGAGTCCGGTCGTGTCGTGGACGTGCTGCTCCAGGTGAGCCTGGACGACCCCGGTGCCGACCACCGTGCTGGTGTCCTTCCCGCCGACCTGTCGGCCCTGGCTGATCAGGTCGCCGCAGCGGAGCACCTGCGCCTGCGCGGTCTGATGGCCGTGGCTCCTCTGGGGGAGGAGCCTGCGCGGGCGTTCGAACGACTGGCACAGGTGCGTGCGTCGTTCCTGAGTGACCACCCCCAGGCGCGAGTGCTCTCGGCGGGCATGAGCGGTGATCTGGAGGAGGCCGTGGCCCACGGGGCGACACACGTGCGTGTCGGCTCAGCGATCCTCGGCCCTCGTCCCCCCATCTTGTAA
- a CDS encoding polyphenol oxidase family protein has protein sequence MTTWTSPTSSSEDADLYLHRDRVSGAVQVEVAFTSNMIDVAERPQEPGAVEAALAVLEESLTVPVARMRQVHGIGVHEVRLVDGRPTEVPEADALVTTERGVALMTRSADCVPVLLADVTNGVIGALHAGRVGFDDGVVPAAVEAMRELGAEEITAWLGPAACGRCYEVPAEMRADVAGRHPAAWTETRVGTPALDVVGGVREQLVDEDVDVLDLPICTMEDERTFSHRRQQGAAGRAAGLVWMRP, from the coding sequence ATGACGACCTGGACGTCCCCGACTTCCTCAAGTGAGGACGCCGACCTCTACCTGCACCGTGACCGCGTGAGCGGTGCGGTGCAGGTGGAGGTCGCGTTCACCTCGAACATGATCGACGTCGCCGAGCGTCCCCAGGAGCCCGGCGCCGTCGAGGCCGCCCTGGCCGTGCTCGAGGAGTCCCTCACCGTGCCGGTCGCCCGGATGCGCCAGGTGCACGGGATCGGGGTCCACGAGGTGCGCCTCGTCGACGGTCGTCCCACCGAGGTGCCCGAGGCCGACGCCCTGGTCACCACCGAGCGTGGTGTCGCCCTGATGACGCGCAGCGCCGACTGTGTGCCGGTCCTGCTGGCCGACGTCACCAACGGCGTCATCGGTGCCCTGCACGCGGGTCGTGTGGGTTTCGACGACGGTGTCGTCCCAGCCGCCGTCGAGGCGATGCGTGAGCTCGGCGCCGAAGAGATCACGGCGTGGCTCGGTCCTGCCGCGTGTGGCCGGTGCTACGAGGTGCCGGCCGAGATGCGGGCCGACGTCGCCGGTCGCCACCCCGCTGCCTGGACCGAGACCCGGGTCGGGACTCCGGCCCTGGACGTCGTCGGGGGAGTCCGTGAACAGCTGGTTGACGAAGACGTCGACGTCCTTGACCTCCCGATCTGCACGATGGAGGACGAGCGCACCTTCTCGCACCGTCGTCAGCAGGGTGCCGCGGGTCGCGCGGCCGGACTCGTCTGGATGCGCCCGTGA